The Cryptomeria japonica chromosome 2, Sugi_1.0, whole genome shotgun sequence region atataaattaaaatttatatctatgtaGAAGATGTCTCTTGAATCTTCTAAGGCCAACATGCATAAAATGACTTTGTAATCACTATTACTATATAGTTTTGAGTTTAAATTCTACAAAGATGTGACCAATCGAATGTCTATTTGGAAAATATGGTTTTGTTCTATCGTTAGAATTTACTTAAATATGTTTGTGTTATTATTAATATTTGATGTTTCAAATGAATTTTGCATTTTATAGAGTAATCTTCACAGGTAATGTTGAATATTCTTAACAATGATGCCCACAAGACATTAAAGCATTCAAATTCATAAATTATTTTGGTATAAAATAGGTTTTCTTGAATGACGACTAAAACATAAGATGTTAGTGGCTTATTGGTTATACCATCACCTAAACATGGCAAAATTTTATTTGAGCATATGTAATTTGATGTGACTAAAAGCTACCTAACAATATAAAGGCTTAGAATATAATTATTAACTAGTTTAGAACCTATCAAGCACATGCATGAATTCCACATTTAGAGTTGCATGTCTAACAGGTTTCCTAACAACATAAAATACAAGTAAGAAATTAGAGGGTTGTCAACTACAATGAGTATGGAGCGAAGAAGTTTATTCCAAGAAAATCTTTTAGAATGAGGGTTACAGAGTTTTTGAAGGTCAAGTTTAGAGCCAAGGAATGGAGCTATCTAATGCTAAAAATATGCTCATGGACTATGCTGATGAGGAAAGGAATATAGTGTTGTATAGATTATGTTGATGAGGAAGAGGTTTTATTAGGGAAAATTGAGAGTCAATTAGATAGAACTACAATACATACACATATTCtctttttttacattttttattatttatttatttatagataATTTAATTTCTTGCTAAGGCATTTTATTTATGTACCACAGAAAAAAAAACTAGAGGGTAGAAACATGGAAGGGCATGGCCTACAACAAATTTTTGTCAATTGTATATTTATCTAAGTGATAAAAAATTATACATTTCTCCTTAAGATTTGGGTCACAAATGAGCTTGTACGTAAGGCATGGTGACCTACTCATCAGAGGCGATGAGATAGCAAGATAGCACATAAATTTTAAATCCTTCATTCTTTTTTACTTGTTTATTAATTTTACATTTCTCTTTCATTCATTTGGCGTGCCTATTCCTAAATCAATCATAGTGATATGATAATGAGGAAGAGACTTTTTTTGAATTATTATCTTCTTATATTTGTTATAAAATCTATTTTCTATAGATGAAAAGTGAATTCATACATAGTGGTCCTTTTACAATTTCTATCATTATACTTATCACCAAAGACTATTAAACAAAATGGTAGCTCTTGAAGCAAAACAAAGCAGGTAGATCTCAtgtgtttttaaaagaaaattaaattaggAGATAAGAACTTACTTCTTTTGAATGTGAAACAAGTCAATTGCAAATTGCAATAACGAATTATATGCAGAAGAATCACAAATTAAAGTAAATCAAAGATAGCTAAATATTTTTGGAATATTTACAAGAGTACAAAGGTGGGAAAGAGTATTTAATACTAAGTCAAATCTCTTTTAACTCAAATATTTATTGGATAACCTTTTTGGGAAGCATAAACAGGTGACAAAGAGTATTTACTATTGACATCTGGGGAATGTTTAAAATTGTGCACGATCTATTGATATCTACTGTGTTGATGTGTTGAGATAATGTCTTTAATGATAGAAGTTATTACTATGTCGAGGGATTGTTTTCATACTATGACTGAAGGGGAGTGATTGACACAAACTAATATCATCGTCTTAAATGAATATGACAGTTGTCCTTCATTTGTTGAACATGATAGCTTGCCAATTCGACCCTAGTTCAATGGGATGATGACAAATGGCCCAAATGACTCCAATTGTCATCTTACATTTTATTAGAGATGATATCAACCATAGATCGTGGAAATGAGGTCATCCATTTCAAATAAAAGACACCTTTGACGTTATTAATGAAAATTATATTCAATCATATTCcgatatttaattaatgaatgaatagGGTCAAATGTTCGTAATGAAGGAGAAATCGGTTTCAGGAAACGTTCTTAAGCAGTGGATCAGCAACAAGATTTGTACGGCGGCGGCGTTGCATCCAAGCTTCCTACCTATTTTGACACGTTTGGCATCCACCAAAATTTCGACTATTTTTTACAACTTTACAGAAAGAAAGCCGCCCGTCTACACTGTGTTCGAATCCCTTGAGTAAAGGAAATTCACTGACCCTGACGGCATGCGATATTTTCTATATTCACACACGTGTCTTTTAAATCAAAGTCAAACCACAAGGCCGTTACAAGCCTTCTCTATAAGACACAAAAAATCCCTCTCCACGTACCATTGAAGGTAATCTTTGCATCTCTATTGCTGTCGTTGCCATTGATCGCAAACTTATAATTCGAAACCAAAAAATTTCAAGTATCAGAAAAAAATGGGTTTTCTCAAGAGAGCTGTGACGATGCTTTTACTGTTGTCTGCAATGGCGGGTTTGGTCTCAGCGGGAAATGGTCGTGAGAGTCGTTTTCTGTTAAATGCCACGAATTCTAAAGCACTGGACTGCTCTTACAATCCATACGTTTGTCTCAACAAGAGCCTTAAGCCTGCGGGTCCCTATTGTTGTGCCAAGAAATGTGTCGACGTATTGACTGACGTGAATAATTGCGGTGAATGCAAGAATAAATGCAAATACCCTTCTTTTTGCTGTAACGGGAAATGCACAGACATAGGTAGCGATCGATACAATTGTGGTAAGTGTGGTGCCACCTGCAAGAAGGGCTCTTACTGTGCCTACGGCATGTGTTCTTATGCTTAACTAtttttctcaattctacttcctacataaataaaaataataattcatctACTACTGTAATATGGCAAATTCTCTCTACACAATGTGAGTTTTGAATGACGATTATACCACGTAAATAAATACAGTTTATGACCgtttaagaatggttttatgttTATTTGTTTCCAGATCAATTTAATTCGAACAAAACAATGTATGGTCGCGACTCtgtaatgacatttcattgcattTATATGGGGAATGATTAGGAAAGTGATTGTagtacatttttttggtatcttgttCACTGCATTAATAAAAGAAGAGATGGAAGATCAAATGTGGAAGAAATGGGGAATGGGATTTGGCGTAGCGATAGCCATGCAGGGTTCAACTAAACAAACTCAAGCTAAGTTAGAAGCATCTGCAAAACCTTCACCAAACAGTAATGGCGGTCCTTTGGTTGTAATTCTAAACGAAAAAGTAAATTGTAATGTCCACTGTGTGCATCTACAAAAAAGCGTGGACGTGCGATCTCTAAATCAAAAGCAAAGAGAAACAAAAACAGAAACAGAAAGTGAgtaccaaaaaaaatataaaaattttagCAATTTTCGTCCACCCTCTAAAGCCAAAGTGACAGAGCGTGTTTTTGAACTCTAccttccacatatatatatatatatatatatatatatatatatttattgataATCCAGTGGTATCTCCAATCTTATGGTTTGCGACTCTGTCCAGCGGCCTCAACCACCCTTGCCCAAAACCCAACCGGAGTGAATCAAACCTTGGACCTACATGGGACAAATCCAAAGCCTTAGCACAACCATTCCAACCGTTTGAACTAGTGGGCCAACCCTACCTTCCATATATTTGATATGCCTTGAGCTTTTAAACAATAAATTATGGTAAATCTAATGATTTATTTGCAATTAGAATATTCCATTAACACTTTGTGGGTGAATCTACTGATTCAAGATGAATTTGTGAACCTAAAGTACTTGCAAACTTTTATCTTTACTTTGCATATTTTGGTAAGTAATGGATTGATAatataatttatgtatatttttGTAGGGTTATTTATTAGTTCCTGTAGACGACAGAAACTAACACATCCGTTGGATGCATTTAATTTTTTGTGCCCCTCCAATCAATACGGAGAATTTTTTTACATTTAAGTTTCGGGCAAATGTTTATCAATTTAAATAGATtgataattaatataaaattatttataaaatattaaaaaaataaatagaccCAAAAGTTTATacattgaatcaaataatataaaatCTAGAAAACTTTAAGAGAGTGAGAAATCTTATCCTCTAGAATAGACCAATCCAATAAGATTTAACCATTTCTTCTGACCTTCTAACAATCTAAAGAAATCTACACAACTCTTATCACACTGAGAATGGCATGAAATTGTTACAGTATAGAATTTTTTATAACATTGTGTGATCAACCATTCAAGATTGTTAGTATAGTGCTTTCTCTCTCCGAAGCATTGCTCATGAGTTTCCTACAGGTCTTACTCCTGCTTCGAGACAGCTCTGGCCTTCATCAGACTCACGGTCACAAAACTTTGTATATGACGGGAATTATGATAAAACTATCAAAGGACACATGTACCTCTTTAACAGTTGTGACAATCTTGTTTTCTAATATTTTCATTTTAAACTGgcgttaattttatttataaaaaataaaacttaaaattcTAAATAGAGACTTTTGGAAACTGTCTTAATGATTTCTGCTTGGAGACGAAGGATATATTTGAGGCAGGAATTGAATATAATTTGATGGCTTCCCCTACAAGCCAAGGGGgcgattttgattatttttttaaacTGTTACTGATCAAAGATTCAAGAGTGGGCAAAAGAAGTCATCTATTGCACTTCACTTCTGATTCATTCGATGATTTGAACCCCACAATAGGTATGCATTTCCATCCTTCCACAtcccttatattttgatggatgcTTATGCCCtattccaaaaccctcattttggcaCAAGCAGAGAGGATGCCAGCTTTACATTTGCTAATTTCATTTGCTTGGAAGATTCTCCAGTCttgtcaacaaatccattttgtgcatatcttgcaatcatcgCATTCCATGGAACCACATTTCTTGGgagaattttgtcaaacagttcgcgTGCCTTGTCTATGGTTTCACATGTCGCATGCATGTCtaccagagcagttgcaactataTCTCAAAAAaacctctatcttttatgctttgatggatgtccatatcctgttccaaagctcccatttggcACAGGCTGCGAGGATGgtggcaaaggttgtagagtctAGCTTAACATCTGCCAATTGAATTTGCTTTAAGTTCCTAAATGCATTTTAGTGAATCCACCTTGTAGATATCTTGCAATCAGTGCGAACACATTTCTTTGAAGCGTTTTGTCAAACAGTGCGCGTCCCTCGTCTAAGCTTCCACATTTCACATACATTGTGTACCAAAGCATTTCCATGGTGTGAGTTCTCTTGATATTGCAGCGGTCGGCTTTCAAAAATTGAGATGACGTGGGTTTATTTCTTCTCCAACATGCTTGCAATACAATTTCATGGTGAAAATTTGGAAGAATTCATGAGTTCATAATTCCCATACCTCATAGCAATCGGCATGCGTGTTAACATATGACATTCTTGAAAAATATAGCAaatatatgcaaaatgtggaagaataCAAAAGGCATGCCAACTGTTTGGCAGAATGTCTCAAAGAAATATGGTTTCGTCAAATGCCATGATTGCAGAATTTGCACAAAATGGATCTTTTGGAAAGGCTTTAGAAACCTTCAACagaatgcaattggcaggtgtagagacaaattccacaaccttttctagTGTACTCACTGCCTCTgcaaaaataggagctttggacAGGGTACAAACATCCATAAACATGGTCAGGGAATATTATTTTGTTTTGAGAAACATATCTGGATGAAACTATTTTGAATCCACTTTTAGATGCTGATGTTTTGGATTTAATTTCTAAACCCTACTTAAGGAATAAATATCTAATTTACGCTTGAAGTGAGGTTTAGAAATTAGATCCAAAACATTGGCACAAAAAGGTGGATTGAATGGACTTGCATCCAGATAGATGTTTTGAAGATGAGAACCTATGAAATAATATTGGATGCCTACTGTTATCTCATATTTGTAGCTTAATTTTGCATCATTTTCCTGTAATTGATCTGGGAGAACCCTCAACTTTGATTTGTCACTTAATGTGTGGAATTTATATGTTTCTAAAAGAATTTATTACTGCTTTGAGCTtttaataacattatttttttgGTATATGGACAAGCACATAGGATATTGCTTACCAATATTTCCATTTATTAAAGTAGGAATTCTTCATCTCAAGCAACCTATCATCTATAATAATCAATTTGGTAAAAAATTCGTCCAAGCCTTAAATCAATCTAAATCAATCTTAGACTTCCAATCGTCTACAATGGCCTTTGCTCGCTCCTTAAGATTTTAAGGAGGCACATGTTTCAGAGACTATATTCCCATGCAGAGTTCCCAATAAACCTAAAACGAAGTATTTgttcaaattcttcaaaatttcatATATTTTGCACAGGTTTTTAAAAATCACTTGCAAAAATTAAAGCAAATATAAATtttcaaatgggaaaaatcaccACAATAAGCTGGCTTGTATTTTCACTTAGCAAGGTTATAGTGTATCCCAAGCATAAGGTGATTGGTAACAATTGAATGTACCAAAAGTTCACAGAGATCACATGTCCAATCTTGCATAGAGATCAATCTTTATCCTGTGCTTTTATCTGTTGTAGAGGTCACACAAACtatctcatcctcctcatctcagTTTGACTTCCAGAATGagagaaaagatgaaaaaatgtaaAGGATCGTTGCTTTCACTCTCAACAGCAATGAAACCTGAATACTTTACATTAAAAACCCACACAGAGATTAGCTTTTAGGCTCCATCTATTCCACACATGACAGTAAGGTGGACTCTTGCATGTGCAGAATACCCACATGGCTAGACATGGAAACAACTCTTCTTGACACCTAAAACAATTCAACAGATATGGAATTGAAAAGATAGTGATCTGGTTTTTGA contains the following coding sequences:
- the LOC131867367 gene encoding stigma-specific STIG1-like protein 3, whose amino-acid sequence is MGFLKRAVTMLLLLSAMAGLVSAGNGRESRFLLNATNSKALDCSYNPYVCLNKSLKPAGPYCCAKKCVDVLTDVNNCGECKNKCKYPSFCCNGKCTDIGSDRYNCGKCGATCKKGSYCAYGMCSYA